The following nucleotide sequence is from Pseudonocardia sp. C8.
TCCTGGACGGCTGGCGGACCGGCGACCCGGGCCACCGGACCGGGCACGCCTCCCGGATCGAGGGGATCGGCCGGCCCCGGATGGAACCGAGCTTCGTGCCGTCGGTGATCGACCGCATGTTCCCGGTGCCGGACGCGGCCAGCGTCGCCGCGGCCCGGCACCTGCGCGCACGCACCGGCCGGTGGACGGGCGGGTCGACCGGCACCAACTTGTGGGCGGTCTACCAGCTGGTCGCCGAGATGCTGCGGGACGGGCGGCGGGGCAGCGTCGTCACGCTGATCTGCGACGGGGGCGAGCGGTACCGGCACAGCTACTACGACGACGGCTGGGTCGCCGCCCAGGGGCTGGACCTCGCCCCGTACACGGCGACCCTGGAGACGTTCGCCGCGACCGGCCGGTGGGAGCCGCCCGCGGTGTGACGCGCCGCCGGGGGACCGGGGCACGCTGATCGACGATCCGGCGTGGCTCGCTGTGCCGATGCGCGATCCGCCTGCGCTACTCGCGGCCGGTTCCGACCGGTCCCGTGCCCGATCGTCGATCACGCCTGATCGCAGCCCGGCAGCCACACGCTCAGGCGGTGGCGAGCAGCGCCGCGGTCGCCAGCAGCCTGCGCTCCGCACCCGGCCGCCCGACGAGCTGGACGCACGCCGGGCGGCCGCCGTGGCGGACCGGGGCGATCAACGACGGGAGCCCGGCCAGGTTCCAGGCGTCCAGCCCGGTGGTCCCGGCCGCGCCCGGGCCGCCCGGGGCGGGCAGCAGCGCGGCCTCGGCCCCGGCGTCGTCCAGCCAGGCGATGAGCCGCTGCCGCCAGGACGCCGGGGTGGCCGGCCGGAGCCCGCCGAGCCGGCGGACCCGCTGCCCGCGGCGGACGGCGCTGCGGGCGGCCCGGGGCAGGCCGGCCGGATCCAGCTCCATGTCCTCGACCCGGCGGGCCAGCCCGGCGTGGCGGCGGCGGGCGCCGTGCACCGGCAGCACCGCCCGGTACGGCGGGTCGGCGGCCAGCAGGTGCAGGCCGGCGGCCTCGAGCGCGCGGATCGCGGCGTGCACGCCGGCCGCGGTCGCGGTGTCGGCCTGCCGGGTGCGGCCGGTGCGCAGCGAGCAGGCCAGTGCGGCGACCGGATCGTCGGGGGCCCCGTCACCGGGGCCGGCCGCCGCGGGGCCGTACGTCCCGGGGGAGCGCGCGCCGGGAACGACCGGGGAGCGCGCGCCGGGGACGGCTGCCCCGCCCGCGGGGCCACCGGCCATCCCGCCCGTGGGCCCACCGGCCGCCCCGCCGGCAGGGCCACCGGGCGCCCCGCCTGCGAGGCCGGCGGCCATCCCGCCCGCGAGCCCACCGGCCGCGGCCGGCCCCCGCCGCGCCGGGGCGGCCAGCACCTCGAACGCGGCGAGGATCTCCTCCGGGGTCGCGGCGACGACGGTCGTCTCGGCCAGCCCCGCCCACCGCCGCTCGGCGGCCGCGGGCAACGGGAGCACCCGCCGTCCCGGCTTCAGCGCGGCCAGCCCGTGGGCCGCGGCCGCGGCCCGGAGCGCCCCGTCGCCGTCGATCCCGATCGCGAGCGGCACCACGCCGGCGGCGATGGTGGCCGCAGTGGCGCGGCCACCGGGGGAGCCGTCCGGCCCGATGCCGAACTCGGCGGTGCGGGCCCGGCCGACGACCAGCGCACCGGCGCCGCGCAGCCGCCGCACCGGTTCGTCACCGCGGCCGGTGGCCGAGATGCCGTCCTCCACCGCGACCGGGACGCCGGCCAGCGGCAGCGCGAACCGGTCGGTGCGGCGGTCCAGGGCCGCGGCGGCCGCCCGGGCCGGCTCCGCATCGACGCTCACCAGAAGGCGGGCGTTCCCGGCGGCGGCCCGGTCGAGCAGCTCGTCCGCGACCTCGGTCGCGGTGCGCCGCCCGTCCCGGACCGCGCCGGCGATCCCGGGCACGGTCCACGGCTCGCCGCCCGGGGTGCCGGGGCCGGGCGGTGCGGTGCCGGGGAGCGTGCTCATCTCGGATCAGGTGTGGCGGAGGCGGACGGGAATCGAACCCGCCTGGCCGAGATGCTCGGCCACGTCGGTTTTGAAGACCGCGGGGGCCACCAGGCACCCATACGCCTCCAGGTCTTCTCAGGCCGTCCGGAGCGCCTCCGGCACGCCATCGGCCACGTCGAACAGGGACATCAGGTTGGTCGCCTCCAGGGCTCGGGTCACCGCGTGCGAGCCGCACACCAGCCGCAGCCGGCTGCCGGCGCCCTCCACCTTCTCCTTCGTCTCGACCAGCGCGGCCAGCCCGGCCGATCCGAGGAACGTCACCCGGGACAGGTCGACCACCAGCAGCTCCGCGGACGGGATCTGCCCGGCCAGGCGCTCGCTGAGCACCGGCGCGGTCATCGTGTCGATCTCGCCGTGCACGTGGACGACGACGGCGCCGCCCCCGTGCCCGACCACCTCGAAGCGGACGACCTCGCCGATGTCGGGGCCCTGCTCGTCCCCCAGACCGGTGGGCGTCTCACTGCTCATGTGCCTCGTGCTCCCTCGACAGTCGTCGCCGGTGGCGCGGCCCGGTACTCCGCAAGGTGTCCCGTGTGTGGCAGCCGGTCGCCGTTGCTCGACGACCCGGTCGTGCTGCCCCCCGCCCAGCCTAGTCAGGAGGAATTCCCACCCTACGGCCGCGGTCGCAACGGGCACAACGTAGCGCGCCGGTGCTCACGACCTGCCGGACACCGATGGCAGGCTGACGACCATGAGCGCTGAGCAGCCCGCGCGGTTCCAGGTCCGGATCGGCGTCCGCAGCTACGAGGAGGACGTGAACGGGCACGTCAACCACGCCGTCTACCACCAGTACGCCGAGCACGCCCGGATGGAGCACTTCCGGGCGGCGGGGCTGGCCCAGGCCGTGCTGGAGAAGCACGGGCTCACGGTCGTGCTGCTCTCGACGACCGTCCACTTCCGGGCCGAGCTCCGCGCCGGCGAGCAGGTGGAGGTCGACTCCGCGATGGAGTTCACCGACCGGAAGCCCTTCACCATGCGGCACCGGATCGTCCGGGTGGCGAACGGTGACGGCGTCCCGGCGCAGGATCTGGCCGCCGAGGCCGAGTGCACCATGGGCGTCCTCGACATCGCCTCCCGGCGGCTGGTCGCCGACCCGTACCACCGCCTGGTGGCGGCGGCGCCGCACCCGGAGGTCCTGGGTCCGGGGCCGGCCTGACGGCGCCCGGACGCCGGACGGGCACCCGCCGGTCGGCCGCCGGACGTCAGGAGTCCGGACGCCGGAGGGGCACCCGCCGGACCGTTCCCGGACCTCAGACCGGCACCGCCGGGTCGTCGCGGTCGGCCGGGTGGGCGCGGCCGGTGCCGGTCGCGGTGTGGTGGCCCGGCACGACCGGCCGGTCCCGCCCCACCAGCGGCGGCACGGCACCGCCGGCACGCCGGACCGCCCGGCGGGACCTCAGGTAGGCACGCGGTCCGGTGAGCAGGCCGCGGGTCCGCGCCTGGTCGGCGTCGGCCGGCACCGCGTCGCCGGCGCCGGCCTCCCGGGCGGCGATGTAGCGCAGCCGTGCCAGCGCGGCGGGGAGCCTGCGCAGCGCGGCGGAGCGGCCCCGCGGCGACAGCGCGACCTTGGCGAGGAAGCTGCCCAGGCCGACCGCGTAGCCCTCCATCTGCCGGCGCAGCGCGTCCTGGTCGGGCCGGTGGTGGTGCCACAGGTAGGCGCCGGGGGCGTAGCCGAGCACGTGCCCGGCCAGGATCATCCGGACCAGGAACTCGCAGTCCTCCCCGCCGTGGGTGGGGGTGCCGGGGCCCATCGCCTCGTCGAAGCCGCCCGCCGACCGGGCGGCGACGGCCCGCACCGCGAGGTTGGCGCCGATGCCGAACAAGCCGGGCGCGAACGGGAAGATCGGCGAGTCGTCCGGGGGCTGCGCGAGCGAGAACCGGCGGGCGGTGAAGCCCTTGTTCCAGGCCAGCGCGACGTCGGCGGCGCGCTCCTCGGGTGAGCGGAGCCGGGCCGCGAGGACGGGTCCGGACACGCAGGCGAGCTCCGGGTCGGCGGCGAACGCCCCGGACAGCCGGGACGCCCACGCCGGGTCGACCTCGGTGTCGTCGTCGGTGAAGGCGACGATCTCGGTGCGCGCCTCGGCGAGTCCTCGGTTGCGGCCGACGGAGGCGCCGCGGCGCGGCTCGCGGACGTAGCGGACCCGCGGCGACCCGGTCGCGGTGACCGCGTCGCGGGTGCGCTCGTCCTCCGGGTCGTTGTCCACGACGATCACCGACAGCGCCGGGTGGTCCGACGCCAGCACCGCACGCAGGCAGCGGGCGAGGGACTCGGGGCGGTTCCGGGTCGCGATCACCACGGTGATCGGGTCGGTCGCGACCGGCGCCGGTGTCACCTCCTCGGGCGGGCCAAGCGTGGTCAGGGCGGCCTCGAGGTCGGCGACGGTCGCGCGGCCGTTCCGCAGCGGCACCGCGATCTGGCCCTGCGGGGTGCCGCCGACCGTCACCAGCAGGCGGGCCGCGTGGAAGCCGGGGCCGACCCGCAGCTCGCGCAACGGCGCGAGCCGGTCCAGCTCGCCCACCCAGGTGGCGCGGTCGGCGGTCGCAGACGTCCCAGACATACCGGGCAGTCTCGCCCACGCGTGCTGAGACCACACTGAGAGTGCTGACTCCACCCGGTTTCGCGACTCTGTGTCACTGCGGTGAGCGGTTCACCGGATCCGGGGACGGCCGGCCGGGTCGGTGCTGGTCGGGGCCGGGCCGTCCGGCTCCCCCGGCTCCGGCTGCGGCGATGTGCGTCACCTCACCGGCGACGACGAGCGCGGCGCGTCCAGCGGCGACACGCCGTGTCCGCCCGGGCCTCGGCGTGTCGCGGCAGCGATGTCACCTGGTCGGGGTGTCGGCGACGGTGCTCCGGCCCGTCACGTGTGGCGGCCCGGTGGCCCCGCCGGTCGCTCCACCGGCGGGGACGCGCGGGGTGCGCACGGCGGCACCACGGGTAGGTTCGGATCATGAGCGCGCCCCGCCCCACCGCATCCGTGCTCGTCACCGGCAGCGAGCTGCTGACCGGTCACATCGCCGACACGAACGGCCCGTTCGTGGCGCGCGCCCTCGGTGACCTCGGGTTCGCGGTACGCCGGGTGATCGTGGTCGGTGACCGGCCCGACGACCTGCGCTCGGCACTGGATCACGTCGCCGCTGACGACCTCGTCGTCACCAGCGGCGGCCTCGGCCCGACCGCCGACGACCTGACCGCCGAGATCGTCGCCGAGTTCGCCGGGGCCCCGATGGCGGTCGACCCGGCGCTGCAGGAGCGGATCCACGCGAAGGTGTCCGGCTGGGCGGCCCGGGCGGGCTGGGACGGCCCGGCGCTCGACGCCGCCACCGCCAAGCAGGCCCGGGTGCCGTGCGGTGCGAGCGTGCTGGAGCCGGTCGGGACCGCGCCGGGACTCGTCGTGACGCGGCCGGGCGGGCCGCTCGTCGTCGTCCTGCCGGGGCCGCCACGCGAGCTGACCCGCATGTGGCCGGCGGCGCTGACCGCCGGGCCGGTGGCCGCGCTGCTCGCCCGCACCCCGCGGGCCGAGCCGGTCCGGCTGCGCTTCGCCGGGCTGCCCGAGTCGGAGATCGCGGCGACCCTGCGTGCGGTGGAGGCCGATCTGGACGTCTCCGGGGTCGAGGTCACGACCTGCCTGCGCCGCTCCGAGCTCGAGGTGGACCTGCACCCGCTGCCGGGCGCGGTCGGCGTCGCCCGGGAGCTGGCCGGCCGGATCGTGGCGGCGCACCGCCGCAAGCTGATCAGCGACGACGGCCGCAGCACCGACGAGCTGCTCGCCACGGCCCTGCAGGACAAGGGATGGACGGTCGCGACCGGGGAGTCGTGCACCGGCGGCCTGCTGTCCGCGCGGCTCGTCGACCGCGCCGGGTCGTCGGCCTACGTCGCCGGGGGAGTGGTCGCCTACTCCGACGCGGCCAAGACCGCGCTGCTCGACGTGCCGGCCGCGATGATCGCCGAGCACGGCGCGGTCTCGCCGCAGGTCGCCCGGGCACTGGCCGACGGTGCGCGCGCCCGCTTCGGTGCGGACATCGGCGTCGGGATCACCGGTGTCGCCGGGCCGGGCGGCGGGACCGAGGCCAAGCCGGTCGGCTACGTCTGCTTCTGCGTGGCGACCGCCGACGGCCAGGTGGTCGCCCGCGACCCGTACCTGCCCGGCGGCCGGACCGACGTCCGCGAGCGGTCGGTGGACCTGGCGATGCACCTGCTGCTGCGGGTCACCGGCGTGACGGGCCCGGACGCACACCGGTAGCCGGTGTGCGCCCGGGCCGGTGAATCAGGCCCGCGCGGCGGCGAAGCGCTCGGCGGCGTCCGCCCAGTTGACGACGTTCCACCAGGCCTTGACGTAGTCCGGCTTCACGTTCTTGTACTGCAGGTAGAACGCGTGCTCCCACATGTCGAGCATGACGACCGGGACCTGCCCGGCCGGCAGCTGCGACTGCTGGTCGTAGAGCTGGTGGACCAGCAGCCGCCCGCCGAGGGTGTCCCAGCCGAGGATGGCCCAGCCGGAGCCCTGGATCGTCGTGGCGGCCGCGGTGAAGTGCGCCCGGAAGGCGTCGAACGAGCCGAACTCCTCGTCGATGGCGGCGGCGAGCTCGCCGGTCGGCTTGTCCCCGCCCTCCGGGGACAGGTTCTTCCAGAAGATCGAGTGGTTGACGTGGCCGCCGAGGTTGAAGGCGAGGGTCTTCTCCAGCCCG
It contains:
- a CDS encoding superoxide dismutase — protein: MAEYTLPDLPYDYGALAPHIAPEIMELHHSKHHNTYVQGLNGTLDKLAEAREKDDFGAIVGLEKTLAFNLGGHVNHSIFWKNLSPEGGDKPTGELAAAIDEEFGSFDAFRAHFTAAATTIQGSGWAILGWDTLGGRLLVHQLYDQQSQLPAGQVPVVMLDMWEHAFYLQYKNVKPDYVKAWWNVVNWADAAERFAAARA
- a CDS encoding STAS domain-containing protein encodes the protein MSSETPTGLGDEQGPDIGEVVRFEVVGHGGGAVVVHVHGEIDTMTAPVLSERLAGQIPSAELLVVDLSRVTFLGSAGLAALVETKEKVEGAGSRLRLVCGSHAVTRALEATNLMSLFDVADGVPEALRTA
- a CDS encoding competence/damage-inducible protein A; protein product: MSAPRPTASVLVTGSELLTGHIADTNGPFVARALGDLGFAVRRVIVVGDRPDDLRSALDHVAADDLVVTSGGLGPTADDLTAEIVAEFAGAPMAVDPALQERIHAKVSGWAARAGWDGPALDAATAKQARVPCGASVLEPVGTAPGLVVTRPGGPLVVVLPGPPRELTRMWPAALTAGPVAALLARTPRAEPVRLRFAGLPESEIAATLRAVEADLDVSGVEVTTCLRRSELEVDLHPLPGAVGVARELAGRIVAAHRRKLISDDGRSTDELLATALQDKGWTVATGESCTGGLLSARLVDRAGSSAYVAGGVVAYSDAAKTALLDVPAAMIAEHGAVSPQVARALADGARARFGADIGVGITGVAGPGGGTEAKPVGYVCFCVATADGQVVARDPYLPGGRTDVRERSVDLAMHLLLRVTGVTGPDAHR
- a CDS encoding thioesterase family protein, encoding MSAEQPARFQVRIGVRSYEEDVNGHVNHAVYHQYAEHARMEHFRAAGLAQAVLEKHGLTVVLLSTTVHFRAELRAGEQVEVDSAMEFTDRKPFTMRHRIVRVANGDGVPAQDLAAEAECTMGVLDIASRRLVADPYHRLVAAAPHPEVLGPGPA
- a CDS encoding glycosyltransferase family 2 protein, coding for MSGTSATADRATWVGELDRLAPLRELRVGPGFHAARLLVTVGGTPQGQIAVPLRNGRATVADLEAALTTLGPPEEVTPAPVATDPITVVIATRNRPESLARCLRAVLASDHPALSVIVVDNDPEDERTRDAVTATGSPRVRYVREPRRGASVGRNRGLAEARTEIVAFTDDDTEVDPAWASRLSGAFAADPELACVSGPVLAARLRSPEERAADVALAWNKGFTARRFSLAQPPDDSPIFPFAPGLFGIGANLAVRAVAARSAGGFDEAMGPGTPTHGGEDCEFLVRMILAGHVLGYAPGAYLWHHHRPDQDALRRQMEGYAVGLGSFLAKVALSPRGRSAALRRLPAALARLRYIAAREAGAGDAVPADADQARTRGLLTGPRAYLRSRRAVRRAGGAVPPLVGRDRPVVPGHHTATGTGRAHPADRDDPAVPV